CGAATACTCGACCATCGTATTGACTATATTTTTGTGCAAGGTTTCAAAGTTCAGAACTATATTCATATTGACGACCGAATGGAAAATAACAAACATATTTCCGACCATCTTCCAGTAATGGCTATACTAAAAAAATAACTAACATCAATGCATAAAAAAGCCCAAACCTTAAAAGGTTTGGGCTTTTTGATTTTTTTTAATTCTCTTTATTTCTTTAAGAAGGTAATTAAAATTTTATTCAACTCATCAGCATGGGTAAGGTTTAAACCATGCGGTGCTCCTTTAATGACTTCATATTGATTTTCAGCAATACCTTTTGCCGCCTGATCCGCAGATGTAGCCTGAGGCACCGTTGCATCCGCATCGCCATGAACAATAAGCGTTGGTACCGTAACATTTTTCAATTCAGGTCTAAAGTCGGTGTGCATCCAAGCCAAGGCAGCTTGAATAGTCGCTCTTGGCGAAGCATGTGAAGCTATACTGAAATCATAATCCAGTTGCGCCTCACTAACCTTATCCTTGTTATCCTCGTAATTATAAAATCCTGTAAGGAACTTTTCTTTTAAGAATCCCGCTCTATCAGTCTGCAATGCGTCTTTAATCCAATCTAAAATATCTTCCGGCACCCCATCAGGATTATCTTCTTTCTTTTTTACTAAAGGAATAATAGAACTTATCAATGCAGCCTTGGCTATTTTATCGTCTCCATAATCTGTTAGATAGCGTACCACTTCTCCTCCTCCCATAGAGAAGCCTACAATAATAGCATTCTCTAAACTTAAACCTTCAATAATAGCATTCAAATCACTAGCCAAAGCAGAATAATCATAAGCTTCCCAAGGTTTTGAAGATGCACCAAAACCTCTTCTATCATACGCTATACAGCGATACCCCTCTTCTACAATTTTCCAGACTTGTTGCTCCCAAGCTTTATGACTTAAGGGCCAACCGTGAATAAGAATTACCGGTTGTCCCGTACCATAATCCTCATAAAAGATATCTACAGATTCCTTTCCTTTATTGTTCTTTATAAATGGCATATGTTTATTTTTAAAGTGAATTTAAAATTACGAGATTGTTCGCAATAGATGTTGCTCCATTCCGATTAAAATTCGCTTTTTACAATATTTTAACTCGCCGTTCTAAAATAATTAAAAACGTATTTATTTCATGTTCATACCTACTAACCACCGCAACGAAAATCTTTCAGAAATTAGAGCTTTTTTGAAAG
This genomic interval from Zobellia roscoffensis contains the following:
- a CDS encoding alpha/beta fold hydrolase; this encodes MPFIKNNKGKESVDIFYEDYGTGQPVILIHGWPLSHKAWEQQVWKIVEEGYRCIAYDRRGFGASSKPWEAYDYSALASDLNAIIEGLSLENAIIVGFSMGGGEVVRYLTDYGDDKIAKAALISSIIPLVKKKEDNPDGVPEDILDWIKDALQTDRAGFLKEKFLTGFYNYEDNKDKVSEAQLDYDFSIASHASPRATIQAALAWMHTDFRPELKNVTVPTLIVHGDADATVPQATSADQAAKGIAENQYEVIKGAPHGLNLTHADELNKILITFLKK